In the genome of Dethiosulfovibrio peptidovorans, the window CTCCGGTGGCGGTGGTATCCCTGTGGTGAAGAGCGACAAGGGGGGGTACGACGGCGTTGAGGCGGTCATCGACAAGGACCTCGCCGGAGAGCTTCTCGCCCAGCAGGTGAACGCCGACCTGTTCATGATCCTGACCGACGTGCCCAAGGTGGCGCTTCGCTACGGAACTCCCGATGAGGAGTGGCTGGGCAAAGTCACCATCGAGCAGATGAAGGGCTACCAGTCCGAGGGACACTTTAAAGCCGGTTCCATGGGACCCAAGGTCGCAGCGGCCATGGCCTTTGTTGAAAACGGTGGTACTCGAGCTGTCATCGCCAGTCTGGACCAGGCCCTGGAAGCTCTCGAGGGCACGGAGGGAACTCAGATCGTCAAATAAAGACGGTCTCACAATCTCAGCAGACGTTAGGAGACGGACACTCTTCTCACAAAGTTGTCCGTCTTTTTTGTGTTGCTCTGAGAGATCCTCAAGCCTTCGTATCACTTGGGCATCAGATTTGTTTCTGGAGGAAGGGCTGGAAGGGCTTGTTCAGAAGCTCCTTTATCGTTTATTCTAAGAGAAAAGATTGGAGTTTGTTCCCAGCTGCTAAGGTGTGTCATTCGACAAATAAGTCATCGCAATGTTTAGCGACAAGAAGGAGGAGACGATGAAAAACTTGAAGCGTTGGGGAAGTGCGTTCGTTTTCGTTTGGGGTTTGCTTCTCTGTTTGGGGTATGGCCTCTCGGAGGCTGCGTTGCCCAAGGGATCTATCGCGGTACTTGTCAAGAGTGCATCACGACAGGAAGCGGCGCAGGTGGCGTCGATTTTTACGCAGAAACTGATTGCCAAGGGGTATAAGGTCGTGGATCCGAAAAAGCTTCAGGCTATCAGAAAAAGCAAGGCCGCAGCTCTGGCGTTGGAGGGTAACGTCGATGCGATCATGAAACTGGGGCGACGGTACGGGTTCAGCACCATGATCACCGCTAACGTCCAGGCGGGGCAGCCTGTGAAGAATGAATTTAAACTGTACACGGGAACGTCGTCGATTGCGGTGATGGTGACGGCTTCGAATGGATCGCAGGTCTATGCCGATACCACGGCGGGAAAGCAGGTGGGGTACACTCCGTCGGAGGCACAGCAAAAATCTTTGGAGGCAGCAGCAGAGTTGGCGGTCAACAGGATGACGGAATAGGACAACTGGAGGAATTGTGTGTAAGGAGGTGTGATGATGAGGCGAATTTTCGGTGTCTTGTGTTGGACTCTGGCGCTGGGAGTGCTGCTTTCGGCTGTTGCCCTGGCACAGCCGCGTTTGGCGGTTCGAGAGTTTGAAAACAAGACGGAGGGGAACGTTCCTGCGTCCGCTATTACAGAGATGATGACAACGGAACTTTATGATGCGGGGATCTTTACTCTGGTGGAGCGAGAAAAGCTGGGATACGTTGCCGACGAGGTTCGACTGGCACAGTCGGGACTTATGGATGAATCCACGGCACCTCAGTTGGGTAAGATTAAAGGGGCTCAGTATTCGATGACAGGGGCTGTCACACAGTATTACTATAAGGCGGCGGGAGCTGTCGTGCCTATTCCCAGCGTAGGTGGGGTTGGCGGAGCTTCGAACACAGCCTATGTGACTTTGGATATTCGCATTATTGATAATCAAACAGGTGAGGTCATCTACGCCGCAGCAGAGCAGGGAGCTTCGAACCAAACCGTAGGGGGGCTCATAACCCGATACGGAGGTTTTGGAGCTGGCAAGATCAACGGTATTCTGGCCGCTGCGACACGTAAAGCCGTGTTGAAGCACGTACAGCGTATGAGCGAAAAATCCTTCTAGTTCGAGAAAATATGCAGGAAAGTGAGGGGCTTTTTGATGAAGAAAATGGCGATGCGGTCTTTGTGCTTGGCGTTGGTGATCTCCGCTTTTATGGTGTTTCCTCTGTGGGGACAGGAGAAAGTCCGCCTTGGTGTGTACCAGTTCGAGAGCAAGGTCGCGGGGGTATCGCAAAAGCAGGCCAATGCAGTCATGGACATGATGACCCGGGCCCTTGCCAATTCAAAATCTATCTCGCTCATTGAACGAGCGGAATTGGACAAGGTTGGTGCGGAGATCAGATTGGGGATGTCTGGCTTAGTGGATGCCGGTACGGCTGCTGAGGTAGGGCGTATTGCAGGGCTCCAGTATATTCTTCTGGGTGCTGTCACGGAGTTGAGTAAGAAGGCGTCGGGGGGAGCGATTCCCATTTTTGGAGGAATCGGTGTCGCAAGCGGTTCAGAGGAAATGCAGGCGACCATCGATCTGCGTGTCGTTGATACCTCAACTGCCGAGGTGACGTTGGCGCTCTCCGAGACGGGCTACTCCAGCAACGAAGCCTCCGGCGTTATGATTGCCGGTGCTGTTGTTGCTGAGGGCACGTTCGACGGCCTCGAAAGCCGTGCTATTGCCGATGCGGTCTCTCGTCTGGCCGCACAAGTCCGTAACTCTCTGGGCGGTGAGAGCTCCCACATTTTGGCTGTCCAGGGTAAGGAGGCCACGATAGACATCGGTTCCAGTATGGGGGCGAAAGAAGGAGCTCTGTATCTTGTGTATGCTGACGGCGAAACGATCCTTGGCATAAACAACGAGGTAATCGGTCGAAAGAAAGTAGCCCTCGGGGTTCTCAAGGTTCGAGATACTGCCGCTAACTACAGCACCTGTATCTTCGTCAAGGGGAGCAAGTCTGAGTTGGTGCGTCGAGGAGACAAAATCGAGCCTATCAGCCCCAAGAAACTCAAAAAGATCAAGTACGCCTCCTCACGACCTGCTAAATCAAGCGACACGTTTGAGCAGATCTTTGGCTCGAAGGATGGTGCAGGGAAACAGAAGACGACACCGAACTCCGTTGCTTCGACTCCTGCAAAATCAGAGTCGAAAAAGGCCTCCGAGGTCAGACCAGTTCCAGCCACCAAAAAACCGGCGCCATCTTCAAAAAAGATCGCTGGCTTTGACCCCAACAACTCGACGGACTCAAAGGTCATCCAAACGTACCCTCTTTCTGCAGGAGACAAAAACATGCTGGGTATCATGCATCGTAATGCGTACAATAAATTCAAGCGAGGACGTTACAAGGACGCCTACAAGGGGTTCGCAAAGGCCGTAGATTCCTATGCCTCTGTGAATTATCTCTCGGCCTATTGGGCTGGAGTGAGCGCATATAAGCTCAGGGAAAAAGAAAAGGCACTTGAATGGATTGACAAAGCTCTCTCGATTAATCCAGACTACGTTCCTGCTCAGGAATACAAGGCGAAGAAACTTAAAAAATAGGAGGTTATGTACAAAACAGGCCCGGCTGGTTTCTTATGCCGGGCCTGTTTTTTACCTGTCTGGGTCCGCTACTGCGATGGCGACCAGGCCGTATATACCAAAACAGGCCACGATGACCAGCTCGGCCACAGTTGGACGCCGCCCACGGCCCATTGCTCGAATGCCGATTAATACGACGAGACAGAGCAACAGGACTGCGATGGCCCAAGCGCTTCCGAGCTCAACGGAGATCTCCATGCTTCCCGAGCGTCGGTGGCCTATCTTTATCGAGAAGGGAAACAGGGCTTTGTATATCCGTTTTTCCGTGGTGACGGCACCTCGGGACATGAGGTGGCTGTATCGGGAGATGACGTGGTAGTCTCTGTTCATGACGACAGCGTGGATTGTTGTCTCATCGGACCAGATGGCCGTGACGTAGAGAGGATCGGTGATGAGCTTGAAATCCATGCTGTCCGGGTCGTAGCCATCTACAGGGAGGGGGATTACCCGGTAGTTATCGTAGGTGAGCAGACCGATACGACCGTCTCCGGCAAGGATCAGGCCATAATAGGCCTTTCGGGTGTTCTCCGAAACGGAGATGAACCGGGTCTTCAGTCTGGGATCAATTGGTGTCCGGATCACCACGGGGCGGCCTTTCTGCCGTTGTACGTGATACACAACCCAGTCATGGTCCACCATGAAAGCTCCTTCGTCAAAAGGTTTGAGCACCGAGACGCGGGTGTTCACCGACCGAGCAGGAAAGACGAACCCCTTGTCCTTCAACGCTTCGGTAAAGGCCGCCGTCAGGTCGGGATCCAGCTGATTGGTATCTGCGTTGATAAATTCCATGGCGTCGTCGGTCATCCGATAGAGATCGTCGGGAAAGACAAGTCTGGCCTGGCCTCTCTTGCTCTCCAGGAGAGGCCACAGAGGTGTTCTGGACATGTGTTCAGGCAAAATTTCCGGGGTAAGTGACAGGACCTGGCGCTCAGCTTTGATGGCCCGTCGATCAAAAGATCGACCGTCGATTTCCATGGGGAGCAAGCCCCATATCTCCATGTTCTTAGAGTAAATAAAGGGCAGAAGTTTCTCGAATTCGTGCCGACTGTAATACGTTCCGTCCTCATCCCGATAGGCGATCTCCGAATGATGGTCCTCGGCCTTGGAATGGACTTCTTGGGGTACGGGGCCGACGATTTGCTCCCTATAAATGAAGCGCTTTATAATGGGGCTGAAGAGTAAATGTGTCTTCCCTATGGATCGAGAAAAAAGCTTCTCGTAGGCTGAGGGGAGATAGACCGCTAAAATGAGCACGGTCAGTAGTACGAGGGCTACAGTGGCTAAGCGCCTCATGAGGACACCCTCCTGAAACGAAATCGATAGGCCGGAAGCAACACGCCAGGGATCATGAGTGCTAAGGGCAGCAGGAGAGGAAGAAGGATGGATCCATATCCTGCCGGTGGAACGTGACGAAGATAGAGCCCCGCCACTCCGATCGCCACGGCACCGTGAAGGATCTTCATGGCATATCGGGGTTCCAGGAGCCCTAAGGTCACCCCCAGATAGGCACTCAGTCCAGCCATAGTCCAAGGCAGAACCGTCAGCCAGGCGGTCGTCACGGCTTCTCGCGGAAAGTATTTGGCGGTGAGAAGACCCAGAAGCCCCATATCCATGGCCATTATCAAAGCAGCGGAACCCATGCCTATCAGCACATGTGTCATGACCGTGACGTGAGTGGGTACGGGCAGGTGGAGGGAGAGACGAAATCGCTCGTCCTTCATCTCCGGGAGAAACTGTACGAGACCCAGCAAGGTTCCAGTGAGTACCAAGGTGTATTTCAGTGGTTTGTAGTAGAGGTAGCCTAAGTGGAGGGTTCGGTACCAGACCGTCTCGGGGTGGTCCATGACGAACAAATGATGGGTGTCCATCGCTATCACGGCCATAATGGCGCCGTTGACCCCGAGAAGGGTCAGCCAGAGCCATCGAATTTTTATGGATTCCTTATATAAAATAGGACGAATCATCTCAATACCTCCCGGTGTACCCGATAAAGGCGTCCTCCAGGGTCATGGCCTGGGGGGCGAGTCCTTCGGGGTCAAGGCCCTGGTCCAGAAGAGCTTGGACCACTTCAGGTTCTTCGTCGAAGCTGAATAACTCCCAATGATCTTGATGGGTCTCCACGTTTTTGATAGGCCCCTGGGATCGTGGCTCGAGTCCCCCAGGGCGTCGAGGCAGGTAAAAACGTCGAAATGTTGTCATAAACGAATCCAGGGAGGTTCGAAGAGTTTGACCACCTCGCTCCAGGAAGATCACCTCGTCCACAAAACCTTTCATGTCCTGGATCACATGAGAGGTGAGAAAGACCGTTCGTTTGCCCTCCTTGAGATACTCAGCCATATAATCAAGAAAAAGCCGTCGGTATCCAGCATCCAACCCCATGGAGTAATCGTCCAGAATTAACAGCTCGGGCTGTTGGGCCATGATAAGCCCTAAAACGACCTGCGAACGTTGACCGCAGGACATGTTGCTGATTTTGTGTGTATAGGGTAGTCCCAAGCGATCCACGAGATTATAGTACGCATCTCGATTCCACAGGGGATAGTGAGGAGCGTACATGGCTTCAATCTGGGCAATTGTCATGAACTCATAGGTCAGGTGTCCCTCAAAAAGAAGGCCAATTCGCGCTCTGGTGTCTGGTCGGAGATCATGAGAATCCTGGCCGAAAACGGTACAACGACCCGATGAGGGGCGCAGAAAGCCCATGACGATCTTGATCAACGTTGTCTTGCCCACGCCATTTTTCCCCAGGAGACCGTATACTTTTCCTGGAGGAATTGACATGTTCAGTCCCTCGTAAATGGTTCGGTTTCCGTATCGGTGACTCAGGTTCTCGATGTATATAATGTCACTCATAACCCTGTTCACGGAAAATCCCTCTTTTCCTTCTGTTTTTCACTTTTTACGGTCATAGTAGCACGATACGCCATTTTTTTCCAGAAAAAAAAGCTTTTGTGTTACACAATACGATACTGGTGGTATCGTATTCGTATCGCAGTTGGTTTTGTCTTGTGATCTTCTTTGGAGCATGCAGGTCAAAAATACGTTGGGGCGAGACAGGGCTCTGGCGGAACGAACTGAGACTGGGAGACTCGGATGTGGGGTTTTAGAGATGCCCTTGAATAAAAACACCTGTCTCCTGTCCCCTGCTTGGTATATTTGCCCCTGTTGCCGTGAATGAGGGCCATTTCGCCGTGAGCTTTGTACTCCTTCCTGAGCCTGATAATCTGCCTCCGACAGAGGCTCAGGGACTCCGCTGCCTTCTGCTTGGTCATCTTCCCGTTGACCAGCAGCTCCATGACCTTGATCCGCTTGATTTCCTTGTACGACACTGTCACTCGCTTCTGTTTCATACCTGGGGGGGAGAGTTTCACTGAGCAATGACAGGCAACGACACCCCCCTTTACAATTGGTTCAAGCTTTGTTATACTAACCGCCGCAACGTAAAGAGCGGGGTCGTAGCTCAGCTGGTTAGAGTGCCGGCCTGTCACGCCGGAGGTCGCGAGTTCAAGTCTCGTCGGCCCCGCCATTCACGTTCGGTGCGGAAGTAGCTCAGGGGTAGAGCACAACCTTGCCAAGGTTGGGGTCGCGGGTTCAAATCCCGTCTTCCGCTCCATATGACCGCGGGGTGGAGCAGTTATAACGTGCCACAAGGAGGGATTTCCGATGAATAAAAGCAGGGTATCTGCGGCTTATCGTCTGCTCAAGGTTCAGGTTGATTTGGGGCACGGGGGCTGCGAAGGGCAGTTTTTCGCCTATGTTCTCTATGATGAGAGGGGGATTCGGCTCTGTCATGGTCGTTGCACTGAGCCTGGAGCTTCAAGCTGCCTCCACGGTGGAATAAAAGCAGCGTGGCGGGATTTCTCTGTCTTTGTGGATGAGGATGCCGTTGTGGGTGGCAAGCAGCCCAAGTCTTCCGAGAGCGACGCTTCTCAGGATGATCAATCGGATGCAGACATCTTTTACCTGACTATGCAGGAGCTGCGTCGCCTTTTGGACGATGCGGGGCTCTACGATCTCAGCGGAGGTAACTTCACTAAGCTTCGGTACATTGAAAAGATATTCCTGAAAGCGAGCGCTATGCTTCACTCCGGCGATCGGTTTGCGTTTATTAAGATCGACTCCCTGTCAGATTTAGAGGCAGATGAGATAATGTCGTCTTATCCTGAGGAGCGAGCGGTAAACGAGCCATGGCGTGTACGATCCAATGAAGCTGTCGAGGCAGAGGAACGAGAGCTGCCTAAGGCTGTTTTCTCATGTTCAGTGTTATTGGATCCTGTCAAGGGCCTTCCGGCCAGTGAGCTTAAGCCCGGAGATCGAGTGTGGCTTGATATTCCTCAAGAAAGTCTGTTGTTTTCCATCGCGAAGTTTCGGCAGGGGGAGAGCTTCCAAGGAATTCTTGAGGGGGAGGTTCTCTCCTCCGAGCCCAGTGAGACCGACCGACTCTTGCTTCTCTTTTCCCTGTCCGATGAATTCAGAGCGGTGGCTGTCGTTAAGAAAAATCTCAAGGTAAAAATGGGGGCTCGGGATGAGCGAAAGCAGAGGTTCTCTCTCCCTAAACTGCCTGTGGAGATGCAGCTCGTCGTCTTTGGTGTGGTGTTTTTCGTCCTTGTCTTGTTGGTGTTTTTTCTTATGTAGGGGTATCTCTTAAGGGTTTCTGCGAGAAGAAAGTGCCTTGGTGACTGACTCTACCGACGTCTGGAGGCTTTGCTGCAGGTCTGAGGGGGAGTGCATGTCTTTGTGCACTCAAATGAACCAATCTGCGGTTATTCCGACAGAGGGTATCCCCTGTCGCGAAGGTACTGAACATAATTCCAAAAGGAGTGGACCATGGCGTTTGTCCCCAGATGAAATGTTGAGAAGTGCCCCTTCATCCAACAGAGCTGACGTCTGAGGGCTTCTGAAGGGGGCTCTTGGTTCTCGGCCAGTTGCCACAATGCAGCGATGAGCCCTGTCCGGTCAGCGCCAGCGTAGCAGTGAATGAGGATGGGCTTGGGGGCCCGTCGCATGAAGTCCAGAATGCGATCAAGCTCATGTACCGAGATGGTTCGGATGGCCGAAATGTCAAAATCTTTGTGGAGGATCCCTCGTGACCGAGAAAAAGCCTTCTCCCGTCGATACCATTGGCGCCAGTCCTGGGCACCTCGTAGATTGACGATGCTTCGAATCCGGTGTGCTTCCACGTACCGGGCAAGACGATCCAGGCTGAGTTGAGCCGACCGATACAGAACTCCCCTCGAAACGGTGTGAAAGTTGACAGCTCGAAGATAGAGGAACGTAACGGCAGCGGTGAATAGATCGTTCAAGTTGGTGATCGTCATCGGTTCCCCCCGAACCCCTCTCATTTTTTTCCGTGTTTTTGACAGTGTGTAGAAACGAAAAAAAGCAAGTGTATA includes:
- a CDS encoding methyltransferase, which gives rise to MSDIIYIENLSHRYGNRTIYEGLNMSIPPGKVYGLLGKNGVGKTTLIKIVMGFLRPSSGRCTVFGQDSHDLRPDTRARIGLLFEGHLTYEFMTIAQIEAMYAPHYPLWNRDAYYNLVDRLGLPYTHKISNMSCGQRSQVVLGLIMAQQPELLILDDYSMGLDAGYRRLFLDYMAEYLKEGKRTVFLTSHVIQDMKGFVDEVIFLERGGQTLRTSLDSFMTTFRRFYLPRRPGGLEPRSQGPIKNVETHQDHWELFSFDEEPEVVQALLDQGLDPEGLAPQAMTLEDAFIGYTGRY
- a CDS encoding protein tyrosine phosphatase yields the protein MRGVRGEPMTITNLNDLFTAAVTFLYLRAVNFHTVSRGVLYRSAQLSLDRLARYVEAHRIRSIVNLRGAQDWRQWYRREKAFSRSRGILHKDFDISAIRTISVHELDRILDFMRRAPKPILIHCYAGADRTGLIAALWQLAENQEPPSEALRRQLCWMKGHFSTFHLGTNAMVHSFWNYVQYLRDRGYPLSE